A genomic window from Flavobacterium phycosphaerae includes:
- a CDS encoding S41 family peptidase, producing the protein MFSKIKKRYFIPITLSVFLFIGVSFKDDFFEISKQIEIFTTLFKTINQNYVDETNAAELMDKAIKSMLADLDPYTNYFNEQDVIKFKINNTGEYTGIGALITRKEDKIIIKEPYKGYPADKAGLKAGDEITQIGDVLLADFKDDASQLMKGAKNTKIDIKFLRQGKPMTAQLILDEVDVKAVPFYGKIDDKTGYIVLSQFNAKAFSDTKEALEKLKADGATQIVLDLRGNPGGLLNEAVNICGLFVPKGETIVTTKSKNTKYNNTNKTTREPIDTEIPLAIIVDGKSASASEIVSGALQDLDRAVIIGSRSYGKGLVQRPFDMVYNTQVKVTIAKYYTPSGRCIQALDYAHKDKSGKAIRTDAKNYNAFQTKKGRTVYDGGGILPDIVLESTKTSAIADALQKNDGIFNYATYYYYKNPNLGDKIPTITDAEIADFKAFLKREKIAFDTETEIALKNTLEKAKKENIDNAITAEYQQLLASIERSEETLIDKNKAEIKNLLLDEIIKRYQYKEGLYQYYIKNNFEIKKAVEVLNDKAEYNKILKI; encoded by the coding sequence ATGTTCTCAAAAATTAAAAAAAGATATTTTATACCGATAACACTGAGCGTATTTCTGTTTATTGGTGTAAGTTTTAAAGATGATTTTTTCGAAATTTCGAAACAAATCGAAATCTTCACCACATTATTCAAAACCATCAATCAAAACTATGTGGATGAAACCAATGCCGCTGAATTGATGGACAAAGCCATTAAAAGCATGTTGGCTGATTTAGATCCGTATACCAACTATTTCAATGAGCAGGATGTGATTAAATTTAAAATCAACAACACCGGGGAATATACCGGAATTGGTGCGTTGATTACTCGCAAAGAAGATAAAATCATCATCAAAGAACCGTATAAAGGCTATCCTGCCGACAAAGCCGGACTCAAAGCCGGTGACGAAATCACACAAATTGGCGATGTGCTTTTGGCCGACTTTAAAGACGATGCTTCGCAATTGATGAAAGGAGCTAAGAATACTAAAATCGACATTAAATTTTTACGCCAAGGAAAACCCATGACAGCGCAATTGATTTTGGATGAAGTGGATGTCAAAGCGGTTCCTTTTTATGGAAAAATTGATGATAAAACCGGATACATTGTGTTGTCGCAGTTTAATGCCAAAGCTTTCTCCGATACCAAAGAAGCCCTTGAAAAACTGAAAGCAGATGGTGCTACTCAAATTGTTTTAGACTTGCGAGGGAACCCAGGAGGTTTGTTGAACGAAGCGGTGAATATTTGCGGTTTGTTTGTGCCAAAAGGAGAAACCATAGTAACTACTAAATCTAAAAACACCAAATACAATAACACCAACAAAACGACTCGCGAACCAATTGATACCGAAATTCCTTTAGCCATTATTGTGGACGGAAAAAGTGCTTCGGCTTCTGAAATTGTTTCGGGAGCACTGCAGGATTTAGATCGTGCCGTAATTATAGGCAGTCGTAGCTACGGAAAAGGGTTAGTACAACGCCCGTTTGATATGGTTTATAATACTCAAGTGAAAGTTACCATTGCTAAGTATTATACACCTTCCGGTCGCTGTATTCAGGCTTTAGATTATGCTCATAAAGACAAAAGTGGTAAAGCCATTCGTACCGATGCTAAAAATTACAACGCTTTCCAAACCAAAAAGGGGAGAACGGTTTATGACGGTGGCGGTATTTTGCCGGATATTGTTTTAGAAAGCACTAAGACCAGTGCCATTGCTGATGCGTTGCAAAAAAACGATGGTATCTTTAATTATGCTACATATTACTATTATAAAAATCCAAATCTTGGGGATAAGATTCCAACGATTACTGATGCTGAAATTGCTGATTTTAAAGCCTTCCTGAAACGTGAAAAAATAGCCTTTGATACGGAAACTGAAATAGCTTTGAAAAACACTTTGGAGAAAGCCAAAAAAGAAAATATAGATAATGCAATCACTGCCGAATATCAACAATTGTTAGCTTCGATTGAAAGAAGTGAAGAAACTTTGATTGACAAGAATAAGGCTGAAATCAAGAATTTACTTTTGGATGAGATTATCAAAAGATACCAATACAAAGAAGGATTATATCAATATTACATTAAAAACAATTTCGAAATCAAAAAAGCCGTAGAAGTATTAAATGACAAAGCGGAATACAACAAGATTTTAAAAATATAA
- a CDS encoding GNAT family N-acetyltransferase — MNLEWKIKRFEALSASELYDLLQLRSEVFVVEQDCVYQDIDGKDRKALHLIGEVDGETVCYARLFKPNDYFEQASIGRVVVKQTYRDKKLGHVLMREAIIVMKKHFDATKITISAQLYLKKFYESHGFIQTSEMYLEDDIPHIEMKKGN, encoded by the coding sequence ATGAATTTAGAATGGAAAATAAAGCGTTTTGAGGCACTTTCAGCAAGTGAACTTTATGATTTACTACAATTGCGCAGCGAAGTCTTTGTAGTGGAGCAGGATTGCGTTTATCAAGACATTGACGGCAAAGACAGGAAAGCATTACACCTCATTGGAGAGGTTGACGGTGAAACGGTCTGTTACGCCCGATTATTTAAACCCAATGATTATTTCGAGCAAGCTTCTATTGGAAGAGTTGTGGTGAAACAAACTTATCGCGATAAAAAACTGGGACACGTCCTAATGCGCGAAGCCATCATCGTTATGAAAAAACATTTCGATGCCACTAAAATTACCATTTCGGCTCAATTGTATTTGAAGAAATTCTACGAAAGTCACGGTTTTATTCAAACCAGCGAAATGTACTTAGAGGATGATATCCCCCACATTGAAATGAAAAAAGGAAATTAA
- the rnpA gene encoding ribonuclease P protein component, producing the protein MDTSYPAAEKLKSKKIIDLLFTKGKSVGKYPLRLVYIQHDFEENVPLKIAVSVSKKHFKHAVDRNYFKRVLRECYRLNKAILIEHIDTKYCLMFFYQTKDKLTYTEINEKTIQLFEKFIKTIKEEEKN; encoded by the coding sequence ATGGATACTTCTTATCCGGCAGCAGAAAAGCTCAAAAGCAAAAAAATCATCGACTTGCTCTTTACCAAAGGCAAATCGGTAGGCAAATACCCTTTGCGTTTGGTTTACATTCAACACGATTTTGAAGAAAACGTACCGTTGAAGATAGCTGTTTCTGTTTCCAAAAAACATTTTAAACATGCTGTTGACCGTAACTATTTCAAACGGGTTTTACGGGAATGTTACCGACTCAACAAAGCGATTTTGATTGAGCATATCGATACCAAATATTGTCTGATGTTTTTTTACCAAACCAAAGACAAATTGACCTATACGGAAATCAACGAAAAGACGATTCAGCTTTTTGAAAAGTTTATTAAAACCATTAAGGAAGAAGAAAAAAACTAA
- a CDS encoding M1 family metallopeptidase: MTNKLFFGFIFLSITSVFGQSKGYWQQHVDYKMNVTMDVKTYQYKGKQELIYTNNSPDTLRRVFYHLFNNAFQPGSEMDVRAQNIPDPDARMATRTKGADGKEIRQSRINALQPNEMGYLKISNFKQDGVSAKIKEVSTILEVDLAQPLLPGKSTTLTLDFDGQVPKQIRRSGRNNKEGVELSMAQWYPKIAEFDFEGWHADPYIAREFHGVWGNFDVTITIDKAYILGGTGYLENKNEIGYNYQDDGVTVTIPKKEKTLTWHFVAPNVLDFTWAADKEYIHDVVPTNFGTTLHFLYKNNPKIIDNWKKAQPKTVQLMDFYNKTIGKYPYDQYSVIQGGDGGMEYAMCTLVLGEGTFDGLVNGIISHEMAHSWFQHVLASNESKHPWMDEGGATFLEDMGVNEITEKRVENPFTDSYKSYISMANSGKEQPLSTHGDHFDYNQVYSTCSYYKGELFWTQLIYLIGKENTMKTLKRYFAEFKFKHPTPNDIKRTAERVSGANLDWYLNHWTETTSTIDYGIKSVESATDGVQRTGVTLERIGRMPMPMDVLVEYTDGTKESFYIPLRMMSFEKENPTPATKRTTLSDWAWAYPTYFFEIPRAKASIKKITLDASGLMADVKRENNVFEKQ, encoded by the coding sequence ATGACAAATAAACTTTTCTTTGGTTTTATTTTCCTTAGTATCACATCTGTTTTTGGACAATCCAAAGGCTATTGGCAACAACACGTTGATTACAAAATGAATGTGACTATGGATGTCAAAACCTATCAGTACAAAGGCAAACAGGAATTAATTTATACCAATAATTCGCCGGATACCTTGCGCCGCGTGTTTTATCATTTATTCAACAATGCCTTTCAACCCGGCAGTGAAATGGATGTCCGTGCTCAAAATATCCCTGATCCGGATGCCCGCATGGCTACCCGAACTAAAGGTGCTGACGGAAAAGAAATCAGACAAAGCCGTATTAATGCTTTACAGCCAAATGAAATGGGGTATTTAAAGATTTCCAATTTCAAGCAGGATGGGGTTTCGGCTAAAATTAAAGAAGTGAGCACCATTTTAGAAGTTGATTTGGCTCAACCTTTATTACCGGGAAAATCAACTACACTGACGTTGGATTTTGACGGTCAGGTGCCTAAACAAATTCGACGTTCAGGACGAAACAACAAAGAAGGGGTGGAGTTATCGATGGCACAGTGGTACCCGAAAATAGCTGAATTTGATTTTGAAGGCTGGCATGCCGACCCCTATATAGCGCGCGAATTTCATGGTGTTTGGGGTAATTTTGATGTAACTATTACTATTGACAAAGCGTATATTTTAGGCGGAACAGGTTATTTAGAAAACAAAAATGAAATAGGCTACAACTACCAAGATGACGGTGTTACCGTTACGATTCCGAAAAAAGAAAAAACACTGACCTGGCATTTTGTAGCACCCAATGTACTTGATTTTACCTGGGCTGCCGATAAAGAATATATTCACGACGTAGTGCCAACTAATTTTGGTACAACCCTTCATTTTTTATACAAAAACAATCCGAAAATAATTGACAACTGGAAAAAAGCCCAACCTAAAACGGTTCAGTTGATGGATTTTTATAATAAAACTATCGGCAAGTATCCATACGACCAATACTCCGTAATACAAGGTGGCGATGGCGGTATGGAATATGCGATGTGTACTTTAGTTTTAGGCGAAGGTACGTTTGATGGTTTAGTAAACGGTATTATTTCACATGAAATGGCGCATTCTTGGTTTCAACATGTACTGGCGTCCAACGAAAGTAAACACCCTTGGATGGATGAAGGCGGTGCCACATTTTTGGAAGATATGGGCGTAAATGAAATTACTGAAAAAAGAGTGGAAAACCCCTTTACAGATAGTTATAAAAGCTACATCAGCATGGCTAATTCGGGCAAAGAGCAACCTTTATCTACGCATGGCGACCACTTTGATTACAATCAGGTGTACAGCACATGCTCTTATTACAAAGGCGAGCTTTTTTGGACGCAATTGATTTATTTGATTGGGAAAGAAAACACTATGAAAACGTTAAAACGTTATTTTGCCGAATTTAAATTCAAACACCCAACACCTAATGACATCAAGCGCACGGCTGAACGGGTTTCGGGTGCCAATTTAGATTGGTATCTAAACCATTGGACAGAAACCACCAGTACCATTGATTATGGAATTAAAAGTGTAGAAAGCGCCACTGATGGTGTACAAAGAACGGGGGTTACTTTGGAAAGAATAGGCAGAATGCCAATGCCAATGGATGTTTTAGTAGAGTATACTGATGGCACCAAAGAGAGTTTTTACATACCGCTGCGGATGATGAGTTTTGAAAAAGAAAACCCAACACCGGCGACAAAAAGAACTACGTTGTCCGATTGGGCTTGGGCCTATCCAACCTATTTCTTTGAAATTCCGAGAGCAAAAGCCTCCATCAAAAAAATAACGCTAGATGCCAGCGGATTAATGGCTGATGTCAAACGAGAGAATAATGTTTTTGAGAAACAATAA
- a CDS encoding LysM peptidoglycan-binding domain-containing protein, protein MIIKKITTLALLLASTVIFAQDDLSIAPFKKDLTNKQVLDSIKATFVHDKIASCIDSLWMKELASLDLYNELTLDIKNINVDEKVDYELPTALLKERLKKMDEKSPFNIEYNQGLENVIKSFLKNRKRAFERLMGISQFYFPMFEEALASQNIPLEIKYLAVVESALNPRAVSRVGATGLWQFMYQTGKQYDLNINTYVDDRNDPLKSSYAATQYMTNMYKIFGDWDLVLASYNSGPGNVAKAIRRSGGQQNYWNIRKNLPKETQGYLPAFLATMYIFEYHKEHGIKPDKAIANHFATDTIMIKNAMTFKQISALLDVPVAELQFLNPSYKREVIPFITGENHYLRLPIDKIAVFTSNEDKIYAYVQYEESRRERPYESMLASRDSISSSASRVKYHRVRRGESLSEISDRYGIAMSDLKKWNNLRSSKAPKGKKLKIYTNEAVASNDKKSAKPDTISVKESTAIASTTAKVFKEEKVVSFKDVVKYHKVKKGDNLGEISDKYGVSVADVKKWNHLKGSNISLGASLKIIKNERVVTTVRKEVKSNKPLETKIETAVASNETNDDIAQHPKDYYEVQRGDNLFSIAKKFNVRLEDLKKWNNLDDLNVQQGSKLALANTEEAAKEEEPKTETKIVEYKVKKGDNLGSIARKYNVAVADIKEWNELEDNNIKLGTSLIVSKKEVAVNEGKSSKKENIASNDLDEVKLYYVKKGDSLFSIAKRYNVTTADIKKWNGIKNESLKPGMKLKINNG, encoded by the coding sequence ATGATTATAAAAAAAATAACGACCTTAGCCCTACTCTTGGCTTCCACGGTAATCTTTGCTCAGGATGACCTCAGTATCGCACCGTTCAAAAAAGATTTAACTAACAAGCAAGTCTTAGATTCAATCAAAGCCACTTTTGTTCACGATAAAATAGCCTCGTGCATCGATAGCTTGTGGATGAAAGAATTAGCCAGTTTAGACTTGTACAATGAGCTAACTCTTGACATCAAAAACATCAACGTTGATGAAAAAGTAGACTACGAATTACCAACGGCTCTCTTGAAAGAAAGATTAAAGAAAATGGATGAGAAATCACCCTTCAATATCGAGTACAATCAAGGGTTGGAAAATGTAATCAAATCGTTCTTAAAGAACAGAAAAAGAGCTTTCGAACGGTTGATGGGTATCTCTCAGTTTTATTTCCCAATGTTTGAAGAAGCCTTAGCCTCCCAAAATATTCCTTTAGAAATTAAATATCTAGCTGTTGTGGAGTCGGCTTTAAATCCAAGAGCCGTTTCAAGAGTTGGCGCTACAGGTTTATGGCAGTTCATGTACCAAACCGGAAAGCAATACGATCTAAACATCAATACTTATGTTGATGATAGAAATGATCCTTTAAAATCAAGCTACGCCGCCACCCAATACATGACCAATATGTACAAAATCTTTGGTGATTGGGATTTAGTGTTAGCGTCATACAATTCAGGACCGGGTAACGTAGCCAAAGCCATAAGACGTTCAGGCGGACAACAAAATTATTGGAATATCAGAAAGAATTTACCAAAAGAAACTCAAGGGTACTTACCGGCATTTTTGGCCACCATGTATATTTTTGAATACCACAAAGAACACGGTATAAAACCGGACAAAGCTATTGCGAATCATTTTGCTACTGATACCATCATGATTAAAAACGCAATGACTTTTAAACAAATCTCTGCTTTGCTTGATGTTCCTGTGGCAGAACTACAGTTTTTAAATCCATCCTACAAAAGAGAAGTAATTCCTTTTATCACCGGAGAGAATCATTACTTGAGATTGCCAATAGATAAGATTGCCGTGTTCACTTCTAACGAAGATAAAATCTACGCATACGTTCAATACGAAGAAAGCAGAAGAGAAAGACCATACGAAAGCATGTTGGCTTCCAGAGACTCTATCAGTTCTTCAGCATCAAGAGTAAAATACCACAGAGTAAGACGCGGAGAAAGCCTAAGTGAAATTTCAGATCGGTATGGAATCGCCATGTCAGATTTAAAAAAATGGAACAACCTTAGAAGCAGCAAAGCTCCAAAAGGTAAAAAATTAAAGATTTATACCAATGAGGCAGTAGCTTCCAATGATAAGAAATCAGCAAAGCCGGATACCATTTCGGTAAAAGAATCTACCGCTATAGCTTCAACAACAGCAAAAGTTTTTAAAGAAGAGAAAGTGGTTTCGTTCAAAGATGTTGTCAAATATCACAAAGTGAAAAAAGGTGACAACTTGGGTGAAATCTCAGATAAATACGGTGTTTCCGTTGCGGATGTAAAAAAATGGAACCATTTAAAAGGCAGTAATATTTCTTTAGGAGCCAGTTTAAAAATCATCAAAAACGAAAGAGTTGTCACTACGGTAAGAAAAGAGGTTAAAAGTAACAAACCTTTGGAGACTAAAATTGAAACAGCCGTGGCTTCAAACGAAACCAATGATGATATCGCTCAACACCCTAAAGATTATTACGAAGTACAAAGAGGCGATAACTTATTCAGCATTGCCAAAAAATTTAATGTTCGTTTGGAAGACCTAAAAAAATGGAACAATTTGGATGACTTGAATGTACAACAAGGTTCTAAATTAGCTTTAGCCAACACAGAAGAAGCAGCTAAAGAAGAAGAGCCAAAAACTGAAACCAAAATCGTTGAATACAAAGTTAAAAAAGGCGATAATTTAGGAAGCATTGCCCGCAAATACAATGTGGCCGTAGCTGATATCAAAGAATGGAACGAGTTGGAAGACAACAATATAAAATTGGGCACTTCGCTTATTGTTTCTAAAAAAGAAGTAGCGGTTAACGAGGGTAAATCTTCTAAAAAAGAAAATATTGCGTCTAACGACCTTGACGAAGTAAAATTATACTACGTTAAAAAAGGCGATTCATTATTCAGTATTGCCAAAAGATACAACGTAACCACTGCAGATATCAAAAAATGGAACGGTATTAAAAACGAAAGTTTAAAACCGGGAATGAAGTTAAAAATTAACAACGGTTAA
- a CDS encoding DUF4837 family protein — protein MPDESAAAINTIAVIIDDQLWNGEVGDSIRNKFASPVLGLPQEEPLFSINQYPVKLFEGYSTDSRNIIIIKKDIENKFEIKENEFASPQNAIHISGKTAFEILELLEKNTPAIIQKMRATEIAQEQKTFKDSLLDTKKIQKKFNINLLIPKKYEYVMRRKNFIWLKKEITSGNNSLIIYAIPWQSIGRNNAVKDIIKTRDSIGKLYIHGSAYKTQMVTEEAYSPYFSKTTLADNKAYETRGTWQMKNDFMSGPFINYVIFDKAHRRILVLEGFCYAPSKEKRDLMFELEAIIKSIQIKK, from the coding sequence TTGCCCGACGAATCTGCTGCAGCCATAAACACTATTGCGGTTATCATTGACGATCAGCTATGGAACGGTGAGGTTGGCGACAGCATTCGTAATAAATTTGCCTCTCCGGTTTTGGGTTTGCCGCAAGAAGAACCTTTGTTTTCCATCAACCAATATCCGGTAAAACTTTTTGAAGGCTATTCTACAGATAGCCGCAACATCATCATCATTAAGAAGGACATTGAAAACAAATTCGAAATCAAAGAAAACGAATTTGCTTCGCCACAAAACGCTATTCATATTTCGGGAAAAACCGCTTTTGAAATCTTGGAGTTATTAGAAAAAAACACACCTGCCATCATTCAAAAAATGCGGGCAACCGAAATCGCCCAAGAGCAAAAAACCTTCAAAGATTCTTTGTTAGATACCAAAAAGATTCAGAAAAAGTTCAACATCAATTTGTTGATTCCGAAGAAATACGAATATGTGATGCGCCGAAAAAACTTCATTTGGCTCAAAAAAGAAATCACCAGCGGCAACAACAGCCTTATCATTTATGCAATCCCTTGGCAAAGCATAGGCCGCAATAATGCGGTGAAAGACATTATCAAAACCAGAGACTCCATCGGAAAACTATACATTCACGGCTCGGCCTATAAAACACAAATGGTTACCGAGGAAGCCTATTCTCCTTATTTTTCAAAAACCACTTTGGCTGATAACAAAGCCTATGAAACCAGGGGGACATGGCAAATGAAAAACGACTTCATGTCGGGACCGTTTATCAACTATGTGATTTTTGATAAAGCCCACCGCAGGATACTAGTCTTAGAAGGATTTTGTTATGCACCTTCCAAAGAAAAACGAGATTTGATGTTTGAATTGGAAGCAATTATTAAGTCTATTCAAATCAAAAAATAA
- a CDS encoding OmpA family protein — protein sequence MKLFKYLPLLIFGFLHAQEEVVHSVYFDFDKFALNDKQANEAVDFIKKTDSTRIESIQIFGYTDDIGKEAYNYKLSTKRATAIQNKFIQSGIKNKVIITIEGKGRILIDDDIVENLPEKRSKNRRVDVVLNLKPLPKIEIPGYYNTIQKHHIVGDHVYLDNVLFDRGSSKLTFKTKTELDKIAKLLLKYKNLQFEIQGHVCCTPPYQKEAIDMDTKKRQLSINRAQAVYKYLIWKKISKDRMTFKGYGNTVPLGKGAEYDRRVELVISKV from the coding sequence ATGAAGTTATTTAAATACCTGCCATTGCTGATTTTTGGCTTCCTGCATGCTCAGGAAGAAGTTGTTCACTCTGTTTATTTTGATTTTGACAAATTTGCATTAAATGATAAACAGGCCAATGAAGCTGTTGATTTTATCAAAAAAACCGATTCCACCCGTATTGAATCCATTCAGATTTTTGGGTATACTGATGACATCGGCAAAGAAGCTTATAATTATAAACTCTCTACCAAACGAGCGACTGCTATCCAGAATAAATTCATTCAAAGCGGCATTAAAAACAAAGTAATCATTACCATTGAAGGGAAAGGAAGAATTTTGATTGATGACGACATCGTGGAAAATCTTCCGGAAAAGCGTTCCAAAAACCGTCGTGTGGATGTGGTATTGAACCTAAAACCTTTACCAAAAATTGAAATTCCCGGCTATTACAATACCATCCAAAAGCATCATATTGTTGGCGACCACGTTTATCTTGATAATGTTTTATTTGACAGAGGCAGCAGCAAGTTGACCTTTAAAACTAAAACCGAATTGGATAAAATTGCCAAGTTATTGCTGAAATATAAAAATCTTCAGTTTGAAATTCAAGGGCATGTGTGTTGCACACCGCCTTACCAAAAGGAAGCTATTGATATGGACACCAAGAAACGTCAGCTTTCTATAAACCGTGCCCAAGCCGTCTATAAATATTTGATTTGGAAAAAGATTTCTAAAGACCGTATGACCTTTAAAGGCTATGGCAATACCGTGCCACTGGGCAAAGGCGCCGAATATGACCGAAGAGTGGAGTTAGTGATTTCGAAAGTTTAA
- a CDS encoding phosphoglycerate kinase — MKTLQDFNFNAKKAIIRVDFNVPLDENFNVTDDTRIEAAKPTIDKILADGGSVILMSHLGRPKGKEDQFSLRHIVAKCNEVLGVKVQFASDCRGEIAQNAANNLKPGEVLLLENLRFYTEEEAGDENFAKELASLGDIYVNDAFGTAHRAHASTTIIAKFFPNHKCFGMLLAKEIESLNRVLNNSVKPVTAVLGGSKVSSKITVIENILDKVDHMIIGGGMTFTFVKALGGKIGNSICEDDKQELALEILKLAKQKNVQIHIPVDVIAADAFANDANTQIVDVREIPDGWQGLDAGPQSLENFKEVIMNSKTILWNGPLGVFEMETFAQGTITLGNYIAEATANGAFSLVGGGDSVAAVKQFGLEEKMSYVSTGGGAMLEMLEGRTLPGIAAILN; from the coding sequence AGCCAACCATCGACAAGATTCTGGCCGATGGAGGAAGCGTAATTCTAATGTCACACTTAGGCAGACCTAAAGGAAAAGAAGATCAGTTTTCATTACGTCACATCGTGGCGAAATGTAACGAAGTATTGGGCGTAAAAGTGCAGTTCGCTTCCGATTGTCGTGGCGAAATCGCTCAAAATGCCGCCAACAATTTAAAACCGGGGGAAGTATTACTGTTAGAAAACCTTCGTTTTTACACAGAAGAAGAAGCCGGAGATGAAAACTTTGCAAAAGAACTCGCTTCATTAGGCGATATTTATGTAAACGACGCCTTCGGAACAGCACACAGAGCACACGCTTCTACAACTATCATTGCCAAGTTCTTTCCTAACCACAAATGTTTTGGAATGCTGTTGGCCAAAGAAATAGAAAGCTTGAATCGCGTACTTAATAATTCAGTAAAACCAGTAACTGCAGTATTAGGAGGTTCAAAAGTATCCTCAAAAATCACAGTTATCGAAAACATATTAGACAAAGTAGACCACATGATTATAGGTGGCGGAATGACGTTTACTTTTGTTAAAGCACTGGGCGGAAAAATCGGAAATTCCATTTGCGAAGACGACAAACAGGAATTAGCCTTAGAAATTTTGAAGCTGGCCAAACAAAAAAACGTGCAAATACACATCCCGGTTGATGTCATAGCCGCCGATGCCTTTGCAAACGATGCCAATACACAGATAGTTGATGTACGCGAAATCCCTGATGGATGGCAAGGCCTTGATGCCGGTCCCCAATCATTAGAAAATTTCAAAGAAGTAATCATGAATTCAAAAACCATCCTTTGGAATGGGCCTCTTGGTGTCTTTGAAATGGAAACCTTTGCCCAAGGAACCATAACATTAGGAAATTACATAGCCGAAGCAACAGCAAACGGAGCCTTCTCACTAGTAGGTGGCGGGGATTCTGTGGCAGCAGTAAAACAATTCGGTCTCGAAGAAAAAATGAGTTACGTTTCAACCGGCGGTGGCGCCATGTTAGAAATGTTAGAAGGAAGAACGTTACCGGGCATAGCAGCAATTTTAAATTAA